The Paracoccus sp. MC1862 genome includes a window with the following:
- a CDS encoding phage tail protein → MGMVTAFGPRGRSDFLLTGGIFDDVGLLATDGLTYVWGAGQGVDEQQVTGVVGGATGAGSGEGWVLGSARTGTNHGQAALYRIRVMAGARYDTDLRQTIGVTFEKRKTFMPSEIEAGATAFFNAAGDLSYDPTDDSLIFQLRISNGGTPGNIYTVKWRDGFGIVWKTVVPITSVYPKRSYAPRLQGGRWALLAGNRVIQLDTSSGALVSNEQWPGQINLRGFQIYDSVSDSILLSTISSGIVRIHLNRGGGGGAAVGSIVSDLCDRAGLGLGDVETSELSDVVPGYVIARPSTVRAAIEPLAQAFFFDGVESDDLLKFRKRGRAPVATLDADLLLPLDEATGETWREQRTQEVELPERVNVIHMDPDSDYQQGTQQQKRAALPFPTMSSRHQISVELPMAITASTAKNIAAKALYSAWIERSQHEAHLPSDYLLLEPTDVVDVTLPGGAMLRTRIERMDVGADYSVALRAVSQEAASYTAELVADGGSGQPSQVLPGEPFTRLILPDLPLLRDVDDTAGVGSRVYLMAGGYGPERWPGASVYRSADNAVWDLTGRLGREVAYGATITPLGDPASVFATDEVNELRVFMTTGADRLESVTQEAMLNGANAALLLKANGEPEIIQFREATPLAAGGFVLRGLLRGRRGTDVFASGHQAGETFVLLEPAKIEALTLPLGDLGVSRYWRAVGAGQLFDDAETITRTNTGRDLMPYAVVQPRAALSGGNIVLSWIRRTRLGGELRDGTGAVPLAEAREAYEVDILAGPGGAVLRTLTSTGPTVTYSSADIAADFGAIPTTLSVVICQMSAVIGRGFPRAATLEIA, encoded by the coding sequence ATGGGCATGGTCACCGCGTTCGGACCGCGGGGGCGCTCGGACTTCCTGTTGACCGGAGGGATCTTTGATGACGTCGGGTTGCTGGCCACAGATGGGCTGACCTATGTCTGGGGCGCTGGTCAGGGGGTTGACGAGCAGCAGGTCACGGGCGTCGTCGGCGGGGCGACGGGCGCTGGTTCTGGCGAGGGGTGGGTTCTCGGCAGCGCGCGGACTGGGACGAACCATGGCCAGGCTGCCCTGTATCGCATCCGGGTCATGGCGGGCGCGCGATATGACACTGACCTGCGTCAGACCATCGGCGTCACCTTCGAGAAGCGCAAAACCTTCATGCCTTCGGAGATCGAGGCGGGCGCGACCGCCTTTTTCAACGCGGCCGGGGATCTGTCCTATGATCCGACCGACGACAGTCTCATCTTCCAGCTGCGGATCTCCAACGGAGGAACGCCCGGTAACATCTACACCGTGAAGTGGCGCGACGGCTTCGGCATCGTCTGGAAGACGGTTGTCCCAATCACCTCCGTCTATCCCAAGAGATCCTACGCGCCGCGGCTCCAGGGTGGCCGTTGGGCGCTGCTGGCCGGGAACCGTGTCATCCAGCTCGACACCAGCAGCGGCGCGCTTGTTTCCAACGAGCAATGGCCGGGCCAGATCAATCTGAGAGGGTTCCAGATCTACGACTCCGTCTCGGACTCGATCCTGCTTTCGACGATCTCATCCGGAATTGTGCGGATCCATCTCAACCGCGGCGGCGGAGGTGGTGCGGCGGTCGGGAGCATCGTCTCCGATCTCTGCGACCGTGCCGGGCTCGGGCTCGGGGACGTCGAGACCTCCGAGCTGTCGGATGTGGTGCCGGGCTATGTGATCGCCCGCCCCTCGACCGTGCGCGCCGCGATCGAGCCGCTGGCGCAAGCGTTCTTCTTCGACGGCGTCGAAAGCGACGACCTGCTGAAGTTCCGCAAGCGGGGCCGCGCCCCGGTGGCAACCCTTGACGCCGATCTGCTGCTGCCGCTCGATGAGGCAACAGGCGAGACCTGGCGGGAGCAGCGGACCCAGGAGGTGGAGCTGCCCGAGCGGGTCAACGTGATCCACATGGACCCGGACTCCGATTACCAGCAGGGCACCCAGCAGCAGAAGCGGGCCGCGCTGCCGTTCCCGACCATGTCGTCGCGCCATCAGATCTCGGTCGAGCTGCCGATGGCGATCACGGCCAGCACGGCCAAGAACATCGCGGCCAAGGCGCTCTACTCGGCCTGGATCGAGCGCAGCCAGCATGAGGCGCATCTGCCGTCCGACTATCTCCTGCTCGAACCGACCGACGTGGTCGACGTCACCCTGCCCGGCGGGGCCATGCTCAGGACCCGCATCGAGCGGATGGACGTCGGCGCGGATTACAGCGTTGCCCTGCGCGCGGTGTCCCAGGAGGCGGCGAGCTACACGGCGGAGCTGGTGGCGGACGGGGGAAGCGGGCAGCCGTCGCAGGTGCTGCCGGGCGAGCCGTTCACCCGGCTGATCCTGCCGGATCTGCCGCTGCTGCGGGATGTCGATGATACCGCCGGCGTCGGCAGCCGTGTCTACCTGATGGCCGGCGGCTACGGGCCGGAACGCTGGCCGGGCGCCTCCGTCTACAGGAGCGCGGACAATGCGGTCTGGGACCTGACAGGCCGGCTCGGCCGCGAGGTCGCCTACGGCGCCACGATCACGCCGCTCGGGGATCCGGCTTCGGTCTTCGCAACCGACGAGGTCAATGAGCTGCGTGTGTTCATGACGACGGGGGCTGATCGGCTCGAGAGCGTCACCCAGGAGGCGATGCTGAACGGGGCCAATGCCGCGCTGCTGCTGAAGGCGAATGGCGAGCCCGAGATCATCCAGTTCCGCGAGGCAACGCCGCTCGCCGCCGGCGGCTTTGTCCTGCGCGGCCTGCTGCGCGGCCGGCGCGGCACGGACGTGTTCGCCTCCGGGCATCAGGCCGGCGAGACCTTCGTGCTGCTCGAGCCGGCCAAGATAGAGGCGCTGACCCTGCCGTTGGGTGACCTGGGCGTCTCGCGTTACTGGCGCGCGGTGGGCGCCGGCCAGCTCTTTGACGACGCGGAGACCATCACGCGGACCAACACCGGCCGCGATCTGATGCCCTATGCGGTGGTGCAGCCCCGGGCGGCGCTGTCGGGCGGCAACATCGTGTTGTCCTGGATCAGGCGCACGCGGCTGGGCGGCGAGCTGCGTGATGGCACAGGGGCGGTGCCGCTCGCCGAGGCCCGCGAGGCTTACGAGGTCGACATCCTCGCCGGGCCCGGCGGTGCGGTGCTCCGCACGCTCACCTCCACCGGCCCGACCGTCACCTATTCGAGCGCGGATATTGCCGCCGATTTCGGCGCGATCCCTACGACCCTCTCGGTCGTCATCTGTCAGATGAGCGCCGTCATCGGCCGGGGCTTCCCGCGCGCCGCCACCCTGGAGATTGCCTGA